A single Anaerobranca gottschalkii DSM 13577 DNA region contains:
- a CDS encoding sulfurtransferase TusA family protein, translating to MRKLDARGLACPEPLLMFKRELDLGGAFQLTVDSNVAKENISRFCNTKGVKYELVEEGAEYTFKVGS from the coding sequence ATGCGAAAGTTGGACGCTAGGGGTTTAGCTTGTCCCGAACCTTTGCTAATGTTTAAAAGGGAACTAGATTTAGGAGGAGCATTTCAGTTAACAGTAGATTCTAATGTTGCTAAAGAAAATATATCTAGATTTTGTAACACAAAGGGTGTAAAATATGAATTAGTGGAAGAAGGAGCAGAATATACTTTTAAAGTTGGGAGTTAA
- a CDS encoding RrF2 family transcriptional regulator → MRLTTKGEYGVRALAVLAHNYKQGPLTLKEIAQREHLPDLYLEQIFRELKKAGIIESIRGPKGGYVLAKDPKELTVGDAIRVLEGPIGPVECVIENSTGEGCCTKEDNCITKFVWAKLRDSMAKVLDEIKFDDIVKDIK, encoded by the coding sequence ATGAGGTTGACTACTAAAGGTGAGTATGGAGTTAGAGCCTTAGCGGTATTGGCCCATAATTATAAACAAGGACCTTTAACATTAAAAGAGATTGCCCAAAGGGAACACCTGCCGGATCTATATTTAGAACAGATTTTTAGAGAATTAAAAAAAGCAGGGATAATTGAAAGTATCAGAGGCCCTAAAGGAGGCTATGTTTTAGCCAAAGATCCTAAAGAACTTACAGTGGGAGATGCCATTAGGGTTCTAGAAGGTCCAATAGGACCAGTGGAATGTGTTATTGAGAATAGCACAGGTGAAGGATGTTGTACAAAGGAAGATAATTGTATTACAAAATTTGTTTGGGCTAAATTAAGGGATTCTATGGCCAAGGTTTTAGATGAAATAAAATTCGACGATATTGTCAAAGATATAAAATAG
- the nifS gene encoding cysteine desulfurase NifS — protein MRRVYLDHAATTPVHPQVLEKMLPFFKELYGNPSSIHQFGREVAIEIDKAREKVAKGINAQFPEEIFFTSGGTEADNLAIFGVAKALKDKGKHIITSVIEHHAVLDACESLEKEGFELTKVPVDSDGLIDLEFLKSAVRDDTILITIMHANNEVGTIQPIKEVVKIAKEKGIYVHTDAVQTFGNIPVDVQELGVDLLTISAHKIYGPKGVGALYVRKGTKIKGISYGGGQERKIRPGTENVPGIIGFGEAAKICIETFEKNKEIARLRDKLIDGLLKIEDVKLNGHRTNRLPGNVNVSIEYIEGEALLLSLDMEGIAASSGSACTSGSLDPSHVLLAMGLSHQTAHGSLRLTLGKDTTEEDIDYCLKVIPEVVERLRKMSPLSRNDSQREIERSECSCTLKK, from the coding sequence ATGAGAAGAGTATATCTTGATCATGCCGCTACAACTCCAGTGCATCCCCAAGTTTTAGAAAAAATGTTACCATTTTTTAAAGAATTATACGGCAACCCTTCTAGTATACATCAATTTGGGAGAGAAGTTGCTATTGAAATAGATAAAGCTAGAGAAAAGGTGGCAAAAGGGATAAATGCCCAGTTTCCTGAAGAGATCTTCTTTACCTCTGGTGGAACAGAGGCTGATAACCTAGCGATTTTTGGGGTAGCAAAGGCCTTGAAAGATAAAGGTAAACATATAATAACTTCTGTAATAGAACATCATGCAGTGTTAGATGCCTGTGAAAGTTTAGAGAAAGAAGGCTTTGAACTTACCAAAGTTCCTGTAGATTCAGATGGACTTATTGACTTGGAATTCTTAAAATCAGCTGTCCGTGATGATACTATTTTAATAACTATTATGCATGCCAATAATGAAGTAGGAACTATACAACCCATTAAAGAAGTTGTAAAAATTGCTAAAGAAAAAGGAATTTATGTACATACAGATGCAGTTCAAACCTTTGGAAATATACCAGTAGATGTCCAAGAATTAGGAGTAGATTTATTGACAATATCAGCCCATAAAATTTATGGACCCAAAGGAGTAGGGGCTCTGTATGTAAGAAAAGGAACTAAAATTAAAGGAATAAGTTACGGTGGTGGTCAAGAAAGAAAAATTCGTCCAGGAACTGAAAATGTACCTGGAATAATCGGTTTTGGAGAAGCTGCCAAAATTTGTATTGAAACATTTGAGAAAAATAAAGAAATAGCAAGGTTAAGGGATAAATTGATTGATGGTTTATTAAAAATAGAAGATGTTAAATTAAATGGTCACCGTACTAACAGGCTACCAGGTAATGTCAATGTATCTATTGAATACATTGAAGGAGAAGCCCTTTTGCTGAGTTTAGATATGGAAGGAATTGCTGCATCTAGTGGTTCTGCTTGTACTTCAGGATCATTAGATCCATCCCATGTTTTATTAGCAATGGGCCTATCCCATCAAACAGCCCATGGTTCATTGAGATTGACCCTTGGAAAAGACACTACAGAAGAAGATATTGATTATTGCTTAAAAGTTATACCAGAGGTGGTAGAGAGATTAAGGAAGATGTCACCTCTTTCTAGAAATGATTCACAAAGGGAAATAGAGAGGAGCGAGTGTTCATGTACACTGAAAAAGTAA
- the prmC gene encoding peptide chain release factor N(5)-glutamine methyltransferase — MIRNIKEALIWASSYLKKQGIENPYFESQLLLKKLLNIPLVKLTLQENQSLTEKQLKDYMGWVEKRGQGYPYAYIVKEKGFMGLDFYVDQRVLIPRPDTEILVEWAISYMELNKISDFKTVDVGTGSGAIGISLAKYTGKKIYAVDLSIDSLEVAKLNSERLEVADKIKFFHGNLLEPLKKENIEVDLVVSNLPYIPEREYQTLQREVKEFEPYTALIGGESGLEIYQELVKELPGTLKKGGALAIEIAYNQGQGAMELLQKGGFQKVYILKDLAGRQRVAVGENFLEENF, encoded by the coding sequence ATGATTAGAAATATTAAAGAAGCCCTTATTTGGGCTTCTTCCTATCTAAAAAAACAAGGAATCGAAAACCCATATTTTGAAAGTCAATTATTGTTGAAGAAGTTATTAAATATTCCTTTAGTTAAATTGACATTACAGGAAAATCAATCCCTTACAGAAAAACAGTTAAAAGATTATATGGGATGGGTTGAAAAGCGGGGGCAAGGGTACCCTTATGCATATATAGTAAAGGAAAAGGGGTTTATGGGTTTAGATTTCTATGTAGATCAAAGGGTTCTTATTCCTAGACCTGATACAGAAATTTTAGTAGAATGGGCTATAAGTTATATGGAGCTAAACAAAATTTCTGATTTCAAAACAGTGGATGTAGGAACAGGGAGTGGAGCTATAGGTATTTCTTTAGCTAAATATACAGGTAAAAAAATTTATGCTGTTGATTTATCAATAGATAGTCTAGAAGTAGCTAAATTAAATAGCGAAAGATTAGAAGTAGCTGATAAAATTAAGTTTTTCCATGGAAATCTATTGGAACCCTTAAAGAAAGAAAATATAGAAGTTGATTTAGTAGTCTCCAATCTTCCATATATTCCGGAAAGGGAATATCAAACATTGCAAAGGGAAGTAAAAGAGTTTGAGCCTTACACTGCACTAATTGGTGGTGAATCAGGTCTTGAAATATATCAGGAATTAGTAAAGGAATTACCAGGTACCCTCAAAAAAGGAGGGGCGTTGGCTATAGAAATAGCTTATAATCAAGGTCAAGGAGCAATGGAGCTTCTACAAAAAGGGGGCTTTCAAAAAGTATATATCTTAAAAGACCTAGCTGGCCGTCAGCGGGTAGCTGTAGGAGAAAATTTTCTGGAAGAAAATTTTTAA
- a CDS encoding L-threonylcarbamoyladenylate synthase, which produces MVKTQLLNTNKQDIKIAAEAIKQGKTVVFPTETVYGLGANGLDKEAVQKIYLAKGRPADNPLILHLGNLSWVERLAVNIPKEFYLLVENFWPGPLTVILQAKKNVIPEVTLGGLDTVALRMPGHPLALELIKEADLPVAAPSANTSGRPSPTNHEHVIEDLYGKVDYIFQGGNTTIGIESTVLDLSKGKAKILRPGSITYEELREVVEVEEYTDIQKGRILSPGVKYRHYQPQAPMKIILGEDNNVIEEINKRIPQLLKNYENVGVLCFDEDIDKIIKADRLHIIPVGSKNNLLSVANNLYKSLRDFDTLRVNYILSRGINHPQGLGIAISNRLNKACGNNIDII; this is translated from the coding sequence ATGGTTAAAACACAGCTGTTAAATACAAATAAACAAGATATAAAGATTGCTGCTGAAGCGATAAAACAAGGGAAAACGGTGGTTTTCCCTACTGAAACCGTTTATGGATTAGGGGCTAATGGTTTGGATAAGGAAGCAGTACAGAAAATTTATTTGGCTAAGGGAAGACCTGCCGATAATCCTTTAATTTTACATCTAGGTAATTTATCTTGGGTGGAAAGGTTGGCAGTTAATATTCCTAAAGAATTTTACCTCTTAGTGGAGAATTTTTGGCCAGGGCCTCTAACAGTGATTTTACAAGCTAAAAAAAATGTAATTCCAGAAGTAACATTAGGGGGGTTAGACACAGTAGCTTTAAGGATGCCAGGACATCCTTTAGCATTAGAACTTATTAAAGAAGCTGATTTGCCTGTAGCTGCCCCTTCCGCCAATACTTCAGGGAGACCTAGCCCTACTAATCATGAGCATGTTATAGAAGATTTATACGGAAAAGTTGATTATATTTTTCAAGGAGGAAATACCACCATAGGGATAGAATCGACTGTTTTAGATTTATCTAAGGGTAAAGCTAAAATTTTAAGGCCAGGTTCTATAACTTATGAAGAATTAAGGGAAGTAGTTGAAGTGGAAGAATATACAGATATTCAAAAAGGTAGGATTTTATCGCCAGGAGTAAAATATCGACATTATCAACCACAAGCTCCTATGAAAATAATTTTAGGAGAAGATAATAACGTAATAGAGGAAATTAACAAAAGAATCCCCCAACTGTTAAAAAATTATGAAAATGTTGGAGTTTTATGTTTTGATGAAGATATAGATAAAATAATAAAAGCTGACAGGCTACATATTATTCCAGTGGGTAGTAAAAACAACTTGTTATCCGTGGCTAATAATTTATATAAATCTTTAAGGGATTTTGATACTTTGAGAGTTAACTATATTTTATCTAGGGGTATAAATCATCCTCAAGGGTTAGGAATTGCAATTTCCAATAGACTAAATAAAGCCT
- a CDS encoding stage II sporulation protein R, with translation MGKWKIVCFLSLLSILTYFSGKVALKGEEILRIHIIANSNNPKDQFVKYLVRDRVLKEYSQELKNLKGIKEIEKFIGNNLQDIEDLAGNVLIENGLAYGAHGELGNFDFPTRLYLDTVYPKGQYKALKIILGEGKGDNWWCVMFPPLCLVGEIEEKGVFAEPSGEIEDVEVEYEYFILNLLKKIIEFIKKIFS, from the coding sequence GTGGGGAAATGGAAAATAGTATGTTTTTTATCTTTACTAAGCATATTAACTTATTTTTCTGGTAAAGTTGCATTAAAGGGAGAAGAAATACTAAGGATTCATATAATAGCTAATAGTAATAATCCTAAAGATCAATTTGTCAAATATTTAGTTAGGGATAGAGTGTTAAAGGAATATAGTCAGGAACTGAAGAATCTTAAAGGAATCAAGGAAATAGAAAAATTTATAGGAAATAATTTACAAGATATTGAAGATTTAGCTGGTAATGTGCTGATAGAAAATGGACTGGCCTATGGTGCCCATGGAGAACTTGGCAATTTCGACTTTCCTACAAGATTATATTTAGATACCGTATATCCCAAAGGTCAATATAAAGCTTTAAAAATTATTTTAGGAGAAGGTAAAGGGGATAATTGGTGGTGTGTTATGTTCCCTCCCCTTTGTCTTGTAGGAGAAATAGAGGAAAAAGGGGTATTTGCAGAGCCTTCAGGGGAAATAGAAGATGTTGAGGTAGAATATGAATATTTTATTCTAAATTTGCTAAAAAAAATAATAGAGTTTATCAAAAAAATTTTTAGTTAA
- a CDS encoding Fur family transcriptional regulator produces MGDSSKQAREILANTGYKVTNQRARILEILLENTDKHMSAEEIYEIIKGEKGDIGLATIYRALELFEELDIIHKLNFGDGRSRYELKEEDHHHHHLICSKCNEVFEVAEDLLDQLEEKIEKQYQFKITGHHLKFYGICQNCVEG; encoded by the coding sequence ATGGGTGATAGTTCAAAACAAGCTAGAGAAATATTGGCAAATACTGGGTACAAAGTTACTAATCAAAGGGCTAGAATATTGGAAATTTTATTGGAAAATACAGATAAACATATGAGTGCTGAAGAGATTTATGAAATAATTAAAGGTGAAAAGGGTGATATAGGCTTAGCCACCATTTATAGAGCTTTAGAACTTTTTGAAGAATTAGATATAATACATAAATTGAATTTTGGTGATGGTAGAAGTCGCTATGAATTAAAGGAAGAGGACCATCATCATCATCACCTAATTTGCAGTAAGTGTAATGAAGTATTTGAAGTAGCGGAAGACTTACTTGACCAATTAGAAGAAAAAATAGAAAAACAATATCAATTTAAAATAACAGGTCACCATTTAAAATTTTATGGAATATGTCAAAACTGTGTAGAAGGGTAG
- the nifU gene encoding Fe-S cluster assembly scaffold protein NifU, with amino-acid sequence MYTEKVMDHFRNPRNVGELENADGVGEVGNAKCGDIMKIYLKVENGIIQDIKFQTFGCGAAIATSSAVTEMAKGKTLDEALKLTNKMVAEELGGLPPAKMHCSNLAADALKAAIEDYKKKHNL; translated from the coding sequence ATGTACACTGAAAAAGTAATGGATCATTTTAGAAATCCTAGAAATGTTGGGGAATTGGAAAATGCTGATGGTGTTGGTGAAGTAGGTAATGCCAAATGTGGAGATATAATGAAAATATATCTAAAAGTTGAAAATGGAATTATTCAAGACATTAAATTCCAAACCTTTGGCTGTGGTGCTGCTATAGCAACTAGCAGTGCTGTTACAGAAATGGCTAAAGGGAAAACACTAGATGAAGCATTAAAACTTACTAATAAAATGGTAGCAGAAGAATTAGGGGGACTACCTCCTGCTAAAATGCACTGTTCTAACTTAGCTGCCGATGCATTAAAAGCGGCGATTGAAGATTACAAGAAGAAACATAACCTATAA
- a CDS encoding DUF3343 domain-containing protein, producing the protein MGIIITFHTTYDSLKAETVLINAGLEIKIRPIPRHISSDCGLGIEGKLKDKDRIIEVLEENHVEYEGIYDLER; encoded by the coding sequence ATGGGAATAATTATAACCTTTCATACAACCTACGATAGTTTAAAAGCAGAAACAGTACTAATAAATGCTGGTTTGGAAATTAAAATTCGACCGATACCAAGACATATCAGTTCAGATTGTGGATTAGGTATTGAAGGAAAACTTAAAGATAAAGATAGAATTATAGAAGTTTTAGAAGAAAACCATGTGGAGTATGAAGGTATTTACGATCTGGAGAGATAG
- a CDS encoding YibE/F family protein has product MKKIVMSTLCMIFLLFLSAGVWANSNDQDINLYDTDNQIPPYTVLRGIITYVGPYEEDTEHQFYLGRQDFRVRITSKGKFYGKEFELENVKMGHPLYDLDLRVGQRVLLYAELSGDEIINIGIQSYARDYYIYILVGIFVVVLLLIGGLKGFKALITLTIMGIVIILGLLPLILKGYNPLILAISFSSLIAVLTLFIIGGVNNKSLAATFGVIGGLIVAGALAVIFGKVAHLTGFSSEEAQMLSFIDEAIKIDIQGLLFAGIIIGTLGAVLDVGMSVASSMAEIQNSLPEIKPVALLKAGMNVGRDIMGTMVNTLILAYTGSSLPLLLIFRAYETSYDRIINMDLIATEVVRSIVGSLGLILTIPLTASFYILLISKGKRG; this is encoded by the coding sequence ATGAAGAAAATTGTAATGTCCACCCTATGTATGATATTTCTCCTTTTTCTTAGTGCAGGGGTATGGGCAAATTCTAATGATCAAGATATAAATTTATATGATACCGACAACCAAATACCCCCATATACAGTCTTGAGAGGTATAATAACCTATGTTGGACCCTATGAAGAAGATACAGAACACCAATTTTATTTAGGAAGACAAGATTTCCGTGTTAGAATTACATCTAAGGGAAAATTTTATGGTAAAGAGTTTGAATTAGAGAATGTTAAAATGGGCCATCCTTTATACGACCTTGATCTTAGAGTCGGACAAAGGGTTCTTTTGTATGCCGAATTATCAGGAGATGAAATAATCAATATTGGAATACAAAGTTATGCAAGGGATTACTATATATATATCCTTGTAGGGATTTTTGTCGTAGTTTTGTTGCTAATTGGTGGATTGAAAGGTTTTAAAGCATTGATAACCTTAACGATAATGGGAATAGTAATTATTTTAGGTTTATTGCCTTTAATCTTGAAAGGCTATAACCCATTGATCTTAGCCATTTCATTTTCTAGTTTAATAGCAGTTTTAACTTTATTTATAATTGGAGGAGTAAACAATAAAAGTCTTGCTGCCACCTTTGGAGTAATTGGTGGTTTAATTGTAGCGGGAGCATTAGCTGTAATTTTTGGCAAAGTAGCCCATTTAACAGGCTTTAGTTCAGAAGAAGCTCAAATGCTTTCCTTTATTGACGAAGCAATTAAAATTGATATTCAAGGCCTCCTTTTTGCAGGGATAATTATCGGAACTTTAGGAGCGGTGCTAGATGTAGGAATGTCTGTGGCATCATCAATGGCTGAAATACAAAATTCTTTACCAGAAATAAAACCAGTTGCTTTATTAAAAGCAGGGATGAATGTAGGTAGAGATATTATGGGGACTATGGTTAACACATTGATTTTGGCATATACTGGAAGTTCCCTTCCCCTTTTACTAATTTTTAGGGCTTACGAAACTTCCTATGATCGTATTATAAATATGGATTTAATTGCAACAGAGGTAGTTCGGTCTATAGTAGGTAGTTTAGGTTTAATATTAACAATTCCGTTAACTGCTTCCTTTTATATATTACTAATATCAAAAGGAAAAAGAGGATAA
- a CDS encoding DUF3343 domain-containing protein produces MKYKLLAFESNHDSLMAEDLLLSNGITIDPIPVPRHLRKDCNLGLKIKEEDITTVESILTGKIQYHIYDYQM; encoded by the coding sequence ATGAAATATAAACTATTGGCATTTGAATCTAACCACGATTCTTTAATGGCAGAAGATTTATTGTTAAGTAATGGTATAACAATAGACCCTATTCCTGTTCCCAGACATTTAAGGAAAGATTGTAATTTAGGATTAAAAATAAAAGAAGAGGATATAACTACAGTAGAATCAATTTTGACAGGCAAAATACAGTATCATATTTATGACTATCAAATGTAA
- the yedE gene encoding YedE family putative selenium transporter, protein MKKYSHLIYLIVGGLIVGFLGSYLVKLGNPKNMGVCVACFVRDISGALGLHRAALVQYIRPEVIGFLFGSFFISLFFREFKVRGGSSPLLRFILGFFVMIGALVFLGCPFRMILRLANGDLNALTGLFGFTFGIYLGVQALKTGFSLGKAPEQNLSNGFIMPTFMIILLIFLLTKPAFIFFSAEGPGSFTAPIAIALTAGLLVGAIGQRTRLCMAGGIRDVILIKDFYMLKGYIAVFVAALLTNLALGSFNLGFANQPIAHTDHLWNFLGMALVGLGSVLLGGCPLRQIILAGEGNIDSAITVFGMMAGAAFAHNFGLAASPQGVGVNGKVAVIIGFIFIGIIVLAHSKTIFVRRATDAKVGR, encoded by the coding sequence TTGAAAAAGTATTCTCATCTAATTTATCTTATTGTAGGTGGACTTATTGTAGGTTTTCTAGGATCTTATTTAGTAAAATTAGGAAATCCCAAAAATATGGGGGTTTGTGTAGCTTGTTTTGTGAGAGACATAAGTGGCGCTTTAGGGTTACACAGAGCAGCTTTGGTACAGTATATTCGACCAGAAGTTATTGGCTTTTTATTTGGTTCATTTTTTATATCCCTCTTTTTTAGAGAGTTTAAAGTTAGAGGAGGTTCATCACCTTTACTTCGCTTTATCTTAGGATTTTTTGTAATGATAGGAGCACTTGTTTTCTTAGGTTGTCCTTTTAGGATGATTTTGAGATTAGCAAACGGAGATTTAAATGCTTTAACCGGATTATTTGGCTTTACCTTTGGTATTTATTTAGGAGTACAGGCTTTAAAAACTGGCTTTTCTTTGGGGAAAGCACCAGAGCAAAATCTTTCTAATGGGTTTATCATGCCTACTTTCATGATCATACTACTCATTTTTCTTTTAACAAAACCAGCTTTTATTTTCTTTAGTGCTGAAGGTCCAGGTTCCTTTACTGCTCCTATAGCTATCGCACTGACAGCAGGGCTTCTGGTTGGAGCTATAGGACAAAGGACAAGGCTTTGTATGGCTGGCGGTATTAGAGATGTTATTTTAATTAAAGATTTTTATATGCTCAAAGGCTATATTGCTGTTTTTGTAGCAGCATTATTAACCAATTTAGCCCTTGGTTCATTTAATTTAGGTTTTGCTAACCAACCAATCGCCCATACTGATCATCTATGGAACTTTTTAGGAATGGCTTTAGTAGGTTTAGGTTCTGTATTATTGGGAGGTTGTCCATTAAGGCAAATTATATTAGCAGGAGAAGGTAATATTGATTCGGCGATAACAGTTTTTGGTATGATGGCTGGAGCTGCCTTTGCCCATAATTTTGGGTTAGCTGCTTCCCCACAAGGAGTAGGGGTAAATGGAAAAGTAGCAGTTATTATTGGGTTTATTTTTATCGGAATAATTGTATTAGCTCATTCAAAAACTATTTTTGTAAGGAGGGCTACAGATGCGAAAGTTGGACGCTAG
- a CDS encoding Na/Pi cotransporter family protein, which yields MEGIDLKPLLFGAFGGLGLFIFGMQLMAEGLQKAAGDKLRRILEILTTNRFMAVITGIIVTVLVQSSSTTTVMIVGFVNAGLMTLTQAVGTIFGANIGTTITAQLVSFKGFTELALPAIAVGVVLSFFTKKRFYKYLGQAILGFGVLFLGMNTMSASLRVLRTAPGFMAFIANFGQIPILGVIAGALFTMAVQSSSAATGVVVAMTLEGVLTLDSALALILGSNIGTCVTAMLASIGTNLTARRAAVSHVVFNVIGVVIFFIILKPFTDLVVLITPTMKTEAELVARQVANAHTLFNITNTVIFFPFINQFVNLIKKLVPGEELIIERGVKFIDRRMLKTPSIALGAAEKEVVRMAEISNKMITDAINILFENRVDIRKDVAQREEVIDELEKEIATYLAELSNKGLTGKDSERLTMLLHAVNDIERIGDHSENIADLCIAKIENEVPFSDKAREEIREMYEAVLKMTNKAITALKENNLELARQVVEEDDIVDELEKKLRNKHIERLNLGLCHPTAGVVFLDIISNFERIGDHAVNLAQVVLGEM from the coding sequence ATGGAAGGTATTGATTTAAAGCCACTATTGTTTGGTGCATTTGGTGGTTTGGGATTGTTTATCTTTGGAATGCAGTTGATGGCAGAAGGATTACAAAAAGCTGCTGGGGATAAGTTGAGAAGAATCCTTGAAATTTTAACCACTAATAGATTTATGGCTGTTATCACGGGGATAATAGTTACGGTATTAGTCCAAAGTAGTAGTACAACTACTGTAATGATTGTAGGTTTTGTTAATGCCGGTTTAATGACTTTGACACAAGCTGTAGGAACAATTTTTGGTGCTAATATTGGTACAACTATTACTGCCCAGTTAGTTTCCTTCAAAGGTTTTACAGAGTTAGCCCTTCCTGCAATAGCTGTAGGAGTAGTTCTTTCTTTCTTTACTAAAAAGCGTTTTTACAAATACTTAGGACAAGCGATTTTAGGTTTTGGAGTATTGTTTTTAGGAATGAATACAATGTCTGCATCTCTAAGGGTTTTAAGAACTGCACCGGGATTTATGGCTTTTATCGCCAATTTCGGTCAAATCCCTATTTTAGGTGTTATAGCAGGGGCATTGTTTACAATGGCAGTCCAATCAAGTAGTGCCGCTACCGGTGTGGTAGTTGCTATGACTTTAGAAGGGGTTTTAACATTAGATTCAGCTTTAGCTTTAATTTTAGGCTCAAATATCGGTACATGTGTAACAGCGATGTTAGCTAGTATTGGAACTAATTTAACTGCTAGAAGGGCAGCGGTTTCCCATGTTGTTTTTAATGTTATAGGTGTTGTTATCTTTTTCATTATTTTAAAACCTTTTACAGATTTGGTAGTTTTGATAACACCAACTATGAAAACAGAAGCAGAATTAGTGGCTAGACAAGTTGCTAATGCCCATACTTTATTTAATATAACTAACACCGTTATCTTTTTCCCATTTATAAATCAGTTTGTCAATTTAATTAAAAAATTAGTTCCTGGGGAAGAGTTAATAATTGAACGGGGAGTAAAATTTATTGATAGAAGAATGTTAAAAACCCCTTCAATTGCCTTAGGAGCTGCTGAAAAAGAAGTAGTAAGGATGGCGGAAATTTCTAATAAAATGATTACAGATGCCATAAATATTCTTTTTGAAAATCGGGTCGATATCAGAAAGGATGTAGCTCAAAGGGAAGAGGTAATAGATGAGCTGGAAAAAGAGATAGCAACTTACCTGGCTGAACTATCTAACAAAGGATTAACAGGTAAGGATTCAGAAAGGCTTACTATGCTTCTCCACGCTGTTAATGATATTGAAAGAATTGGGGACCATAGTGAAAATATTGCAGATTTATGTATAGCTAAAATTGAAAATGAAGTTCCTTTTTCTGATAAAGCTAGAGAAGAAATTAGAGAAATGTATGAAGCAGTATTGAAAATGACAAATAAAGCTATCACTGCCCTTAAAGAGAACAATTTAGAACTGGCAAGGCAAGTTGTAGAAGAAGATGACATTGTAGATGAACTTGAGAAAAAGCTAAGGAATAAACACATCGAAAGGCTTAACTTAGGGTTATGTCATCCCACTGCAGGGGTAGTTTTCTTGGATATTATTAGTAACTTTGAAAGAATTGGGGATCATGCTGTAAACTTAGCTCAGGTAGTTTTGGGTGAAATGTAA
- the sigG gene encoding RNA polymerase sporulation sigma factor SigG: MQQNFKVTVSGVDTYNLPVISSKKMDMLFRKMLEGDKGARELIVKGNLRLVLSVLKGFKNRGENLDDLFQIGCIGLLKAVDNFNPDLGVKFSTYAVPMIMGEIRRYLRDNNSIRVSRSVRKIAHKALQQREKLAKELGREPTIKELAAHLDLPEEEIVFALDANYEPISLNEPVFNDNQDPVYIEEQVKDNDCDESWLQTILLKEALEKLSPREKEILFKRFFAGKTQVEVAKEIGISQAQVSRLEKVALDFIKNYIR, from the coding sequence ATGCAACAAAATTTCAAAGTAACTGTAAGTGGAGTGGATACATATAATTTGCCGGTAATCTCTAGTAAAAAGATGGACATGTTGTTTAGGAAAATGTTAGAAGGAGATAAAGGGGCTCGGGAATTAATAGTAAAGGGAAATCTCAGATTAGTACTCAGTGTTTTAAAAGGGTTTAAAAATAGAGGGGAAAATTTAGATGATTTATTCCAAATTGGGTGTATTGGTCTTTTAAAAGCTGTTGACAACTTTAATCCAGACCTTGGAGTAAAGTTTTCTACCTATGCTGTACCTATGATAATGGGTGAAATAAGGAGATATTTAAGGGATAATAACAGTATTAGAGTAAGTAGATCAGTAAGGAAAATCGCCCATAAAGCTTTACAACAAAGGGAAAAGCTAGCAAAGGAATTAGGGAGGGAACCTACTATCAAAGAATTAGCCGCCCACTTGGATCTACCTGAAGAAGAAATAGTTTTTGCTTTAGATGCCAACTATGAACCTATTTCCTTAAACGAACCAGTTTTTAATGATAACCAAGATCCTGTTTATATAGAAGAGCAGGTAAAGGATAACGATTGTGATGAAAGTTGGTTACAAACTATTTTGTTAAAAGAAGCTTTAGAAAAGTTATCCCCAAGGGAAAAGGAAATATTATTTAAGAGGTTTTTTGCCGGGAAAACTCAAGTAGAAGTGGCAAAGGAAATAGGGATATCTCAAGCTCAAGTTTCTAGATTGGAAAAAGTGGCACTAGATTTTATTAAAAACTACATTAGGTAG